Proteins co-encoded in one Haloarcula pelagica genomic window:
- a CDS encoding coiled-coil protein, with amino-acid sequence MADSIDESKNVTVTEEDLENKSKGELIKLAGQLRDRRNELNQMASERASSRDDLNAKTREKVDEAQEHREERDELNEQVQEHKDKRNELNAKANELFDKVDSLKNDLELDEGKSVDELKDEIEDLEFKQQTEVLSSEDEKELIEKIEEKREKLQEKTEKLDQTDDLEELKAEAEEVRSEASKHHQKVTELADEAQKHHNQMIEAYREADEIRDEADEKHEEFVEAQEAADQHHEDFVRVQKRLRELDKKEEKQERSAREEKQEAAKEEAEEIYQKFKEGETLDTEDLMKLQKAGKL; translated from the coding sequence AACTCGCCGGTCAGCTCCGCGACCGACGCAACGAGCTGAACCAGATGGCCTCCGAGCGGGCCTCCAGCCGCGACGACCTGAACGCGAAGACGCGCGAGAAGGTCGACGAGGCACAGGAACACCGCGAGGAGCGCGACGAGCTCAACGAGCAGGTCCAAGAGCACAAGGACAAGCGCAACGAGCTCAACGCGAAGGCCAACGAGCTGTTCGACAAGGTCGACAGCCTCAAGAACGATCTCGAACTCGACGAGGGCAAGTCCGTCGACGAGCTCAAAGACGAGATCGAGGACCTCGAGTTCAAGCAACAGACCGAGGTGCTCTCCTCGGAGGACGAGAAAGAGCTCATCGAGAAGATCGAGGAGAAACGCGAGAAACTCCAGGAGAAGACGGAGAAGCTCGATCAGACCGACGACCTCGAAGAGCTCAAGGCCGAGGCCGAAGAGGTCCGCTCGGAAGCCTCGAAGCACCACCAGAAAGTCACGGAACTGGCCGACGAGGCCCAGAAGCACCACAACCAGATGATCGAGGCCTACCGCGAGGCCGACGAGATCCGTGACGAGGCCGACGAGAAGCACGAGGAGTTCGTCGAGGCCCAGGAAGCCGCCGACCAGCACCACGAGGACTTCGTCCGCGTCCAGAAGCGCCTGCGCGAACTGGACAAGAAAGAGGAGAAACAGGAACGCTCCGCCCGCGAGGAAAAGCAGGAGGCCGCCAAGGAGGAGGCCGAAGAGATCTACCAGAAGTTCAAGGAAGGCGAGACCCTCGACACCGAGGACCTGATGAAGCTGCAGAAGGCCGGCAAGCTGTAA
- a CDS encoding LysE family translocator: protein MYLWTVPVLGVLTLVPTAAGGVLFGLALAAPPGPMNAVIAEESAVRGWRAGFTAGLGAMTADACFFVLALLGAATIVTDTPGLRRVMIAGGGLLMLWFAYGAVREANTLSTAEADVAEQSQGFRKAFVLALTNPYQVAFWLTVGIGLLEDGSVDVLASLPVVGTDLAGLLVVQTGHPVLLAGLFGGIAVWITGFPAAITAARRRVERLAPVVAWASALVLAGSGVLFLFEAL, encoded by the coding sequence ATGTATCTCTGGACTGTTCCGGTGCTCGGCGTTCTGACACTCGTTCCGACAGCCGCCGGCGGCGTGTTGTTCGGCCTCGCGCTGGCGGCCCCGCCCGGACCGATGAACGCGGTCATCGCCGAAGAGAGCGCGGTACGTGGGTGGCGCGCCGGGTTCACCGCCGGCCTCGGTGCGATGACCGCCGACGCGTGTTTCTTCGTGTTGGCCCTCCTGGGCGCCGCGACGATCGTGACGGACACGCCCGGACTCAGGCGGGTGATGATCGCCGGCGGCGGCCTCCTGATGCTCTGGTTCGCCTACGGCGCCGTCCGGGAGGCAAACACCCTCTCGACCGCCGAGGCCGACGTGGCCGAACAGAGCCAGGGGTTCCGGAAGGCGTTCGTGCTCGCGCTGACCAACCCCTATCAGGTCGCGTTCTGGCTCACCGTCGGTATCGGCCTGCTAGAGGACGGGAGCGTGGATGTCCTCGCGTCGCTCCCGGTCGTCGGGACGGACCTGGCGGGCCTGTTGGTGGTCCAGACGGGCCATCCCGTGTTGCTCGCGGGACTGTTCGGCGGCATCGCCGTCTGGATAACGGGGTTTCCGGCGGCGATCACCGCTGCTCGGCGGCGTGTCGAACGGCTCGCACCGGTCGTCGCGTGGGCGAGCGCGCTCGTGCTCGCGGGATCGGGTGTGTTGTTCCTGTTCGAGGCGCTATGA
- a CDS encoding HD domain-containing protein, with protein sequence MGVEIRESPVSDEEFEAMQVFVHDYLTASVENEDEGGRMRWYPWHSAEYRFNHILNVVDLATKIARQEGANVDVTRVAALFHDIAKLEAEQDVHAEAGARIAREYLHSHGDYPESFVEQVCAAVADHSYQGDLTDLPLETQCLIEADILDKVGANGTALMLLRMGYEARTHMDAAEMVDRVIERGYDARERVESDTAESIVHKRLKRTRWFQEWLELEVAEMDADDALDDVATGMGDS encoded by the coding sequence GTGGGCGTCGAAATTAGGGAGTCACCAGTTTCGGACGAGGAGTTCGAAGCCATGCAGGTGTTCGTCCACGACTATCTGACTGCCAGTGTCGAGAACGAGGACGAGGGCGGCCGGATGCGATGGTACCCCTGGCACTCGGCGGAGTATCGGTTCAACCACATCCTCAACGTCGTCGACCTGGCGACGAAGATCGCCCGTCAGGAGGGTGCAAACGTCGACGTGACGCGAGTCGCCGCACTGTTTCACGACATCGCGAAACTGGAGGCCGAGCAGGACGTACACGCCGAAGCCGGCGCGCGTATCGCCCGCGAGTATCTGCACTCACACGGCGACTACCCCGAATCGTTCGTCGAACAGGTGTGTGCAGCCGTCGCCGATCACTCCTATCAGGGTGACCTGACCGACCTCCCACTGGAGACTCAGTGTCTCATCGAGGCGGACATCCTCGACAAGGTCGGCGCGAACGGGACGGCGCTCATGTTGTTGCGCATGGGCTACGAGGCCCGCACGCACATGGACGCCGCCGAGATGGTCGACCGGGTGATCGAACGCGGCTACGACGCACGCGAACGTGTCGAGAGCGACACCGCCGAGTCGATCGTCCACAAACGGCTCAAACGCACCCGCTGGTTCCAGGAGTGGCTCGAACTGGAGGTCGCCGAGATGGACGCCGACGACGCTCTGGACGACGTGGCGACCGGGATGGGCGACTCATAG
- a CDS encoding GNAT family N-acetyltransferase, whose translation MDIRPAEPADRPAIRDVARRSLQASYSLGPQAITSAIEEWYDEGRLAETLADGDRLLLVVERDEQVVGFSESVVAADDTGTLLWIHVDPAHRGEGLASELFDATRTHLEQRGASNLHGRVLEDNVEGNTFYTERGFEHVGTEQVEIDGRTYVENIYSEAEQWGREPLDDGNGRTVYVDHDNHERGSIAPFQVVFADETGEDRYGYFCSNCNTLANAMDSMGRIECDNCGNVRKPLRWDAAYL comes from the coding sequence ATGGATATCCGACCAGCAGAACCCGCAGACAGACCAGCGATCAGGGACGTGGCACGGCGATCGCTCCAGGCGTCGTACTCCCTGGGGCCACAGGCTATCACCAGCGCCATCGAGGAGTGGTACGACGAGGGGCGACTCGCCGAGACGCTGGCCGACGGCGATCGACTCCTGCTCGTCGTCGAACGGGACGAGCAGGTCGTCGGCTTCTCCGAGAGCGTCGTCGCGGCCGACGACACCGGCACGCTCCTGTGGATCCACGTCGACCCGGCACACCGGGGCGAAGGACTCGCCTCAGAACTGTTCGACGCCACGCGGACTCATCTGGAGCAGCGGGGCGCATCTAATCTCCACGGTCGCGTCCTCGAAGACAACGTCGAGGGCAACACGTTCTACACGGAGCGTGGGTTCGAACACGTCGGCACGGAACAGGTCGAGATCGACGGCCGCACCTACGTCGAGAACATCTACTCCGAGGCCGAACAGTGGGGCCGCGAACCACTCGACGACGGGAACGGTCGGACCGTCTACGTAGACCACGACAACCACGAACGAGGGTCTATCGCGCCGTTTCAGGTGGTCTTCGCCGACGAGACGGGCGAGGATAGATACGGCTACTTCTGTAGCAACTGCAACACGCTGGCCAACGCGATGGACTCGATGGGGCGCATCGAGTGTGACAACTGCGGTAACGTCCGGAAGCCGCTCCGGTGGGACGCGGCGTACCTCTAG
- a CDS encoding HalOD1 output domain-containing protein, whose protein sequence is MDSGEMVVRAVVDRVAAREGVDPVSLDPPLHAAIDTDALSTLFGSQETDGETVVQFTYQGYRITVGGPESIRVSDPIQEPDTAL, encoded by the coding sequence ATGGATTCCGGAGAGATGGTAGTGCGAGCGGTCGTCGACCGGGTGGCAGCGCGCGAGGGTGTCGACCCGGTATCACTCGACCCACCCCTACACGCAGCAATCGATACGGACGCGCTCTCGACGCTGTTCGGAAGCCAGGAGACCGACGGCGAGACAGTCGTCCAGTTCACCTACCAGGGGTACCGGATCACAGTCGGCGGGCCGGAAAGTATCCGCGTCAGCGATCCGATCCAGGAACCGGACACGGCGTTGTAG
- a CDS encoding TrmB family transcriptional regulator, with protein sequence MDDNLVESLREIGLTEYQSRSYIAVVTLGTAELTHLAEEAEVPVQRIYDVVDDLQQVGLVEVHEGSDAKQAVAVPPKSGLTALKRQRVAQFESTFETATDTLSERFAEVTTSAGFVTSLTHEASVRRHVASAIESADWWLFLSLPRPWYQAVEAELDAALDRGVTVRLVVQSPDRAAIENLAYPDDLQVRYRTRADTIVAADRSYGVFRGVGVPSMDRQALATDDDNIVDMLRRYGEQFWLGSPPIQTDYTLPMRFLTPWQALTALSASFEDETTLTATVEGHEVDTGQRDTWTGTIGDYTVDPPGLEGTAILPDIVQFEIETDDGTLTVGGWDATIEDIAAHGFEIDFA encoded by the coding sequence ATGGACGACAACCTCGTCGAGTCGCTCCGCGAGATCGGACTGACCGAGTACCAGTCCCGGAGCTATATCGCAGTCGTGACGCTGGGAACAGCCGAACTCACGCACCTCGCGGAGGAAGCCGAGGTCCCCGTACAGCGTATCTACGATGTCGTCGACGACCTCCAGCAGGTCGGCCTCGTGGAAGTCCACGAGGGGAGCGACGCGAAGCAGGCCGTGGCGGTCCCACCGAAATCGGGCCTGACGGCGCTGAAACGCCAGCGGGTCGCCCAGTTCGAATCGACGTTCGAGACGGCCACCGACACGCTCTCCGAGCGGTTCGCCGAGGTCACGACTTCTGCCGGGTTCGTCACGTCTCTCACACACGAGGCGTCGGTCCGGCGCCACGTGGCCAGCGCGATCGAGAGCGCGGACTGGTGGCTGTTTCTCTCGCTGCCGCGTCCGTGGTATCAGGCTGTCGAGGCGGAACTCGACGCGGCCCTCGACCGCGGCGTTACCGTCCGTCTGGTGGTCCAATCGCCGGACCGGGCGGCGATCGAGAACCTCGCGTATCCCGACGATCTTCAGGTCCGCTATCGGACCCGCGCAGACACGATCGTCGCTGCCGACCGTTCGTACGGTGTGTTTCGCGGGGTCGGGGTTCCGTCGATGGACCGCCAGGCGCTCGCGACCGACGACGACAATATCGTCGATATGCTTCGCCGGTACGGCGAGCAGTTCTGGCTGGGATCGCCCCCGATCCAGACCGACTACACGCTCCCGATGCGGTTCCTGACGCCCTGGCAGGCACTGACGGCACTTTCTGCGTCGTTCGAGGACGAGACGACCCTGACCGCGACGGTCGAGGGCCACGAGGTCGATACCGGCCAGCGCGACACCTGGACGGGGACCATCGGTGACTACACCGTCGATCCACCGGGACTCGAAGGGACGGCGATCCTCCCGGACATCGTGCAGTTCGAGATCGAAACCGACGACGGCACGCTCACCGTCGGCGGCTGGGACGCGACGATCGAAGACATCGCTGCCCACGGGTTCGAGATCGACTTCGCGTGA
- a CDS encoding winged helix DNA-binding protein — protein sequence MGQVEDDASFVVRSPHRTMVLRRLAEGAAIPAQIREDTGQEYSRISEAAGTLRERGLIDLVVDDDTKRGRLYSITDRGDDALQFMDENGMLSDGTSFERR from the coding sequence ATGGGTCAGGTTGAGGACGATGCGTCGTTCGTTGTACGGTCACCGCACCGTACGATGGTGCTTCGACGACTCGCCGAGGGGGCGGCGATCCCTGCACAGATACGGGAGGATACCGGGCAGGAGTATAGCCGCATCAGCGAGGCCGCTGGTACGCTCCGCGAGCGCGGCCTTATCGACCTCGTCGTCGATGACGACACGAAACGCGGACGACTGTATTCCATCACCGACCGAGGCGACGACGCGCTACAGTTTATGGACGAAAACGGGATGCTAAGCGACGGTACGAGCTTCGAACGACGGTGA
- a CDS encoding DNA-methyltransferase, whose amino-acid sequence MSEMTQTMGYELYQGNSFGVLPEEFEDNSVHAIVTDPPYGVVEFETANVEKMREGTGGVWRIPPELDGNKRKPLPRFTTLTADDKDKLRNFFETFGEAVERVLRPGGHVFLATTQLLMHEVSKQLDAAGLERRDVLVRETKTLRGGDRPKGAHDHPEYQNVSSMPRVYWEPWLLYRKPFDGRLDDNLSEWQTGGLRRESDDRPFTDLLGNGKTPKEETEIVKDAHPGDEEERVAHPNLKPQKLMRELCHAALPLREGTILDPFMGSGSTVAAAHALGYDAVGIELDETFYQMAEEAIPELTKVPTEIEQRDDVTAHRTESQSLSDFS is encoded by the coding sequence ATGAGCGAGATGACTCAAACGATGGGATATGAGCTCTACCAGGGCAACTCTTTCGGAGTCTTACCCGAGGAGTTCGAGGACAACTCGGTCCATGCTATTGTGACCGATCCGCCGTATGGTGTCGTAGAGTTCGAAACAGCGAATGTCGAGAAAATGCGTGAGGGAACCGGTGGTGTCTGGCGGATTCCTCCCGAACTGGACGGAAACAAGCGCAAGCCACTCCCTCGGTTCACGACACTCACGGCGGACGACAAAGACAAGCTTCGAAACTTCTTCGAGACGTTTGGAGAAGCCGTCGAACGTGTTCTTCGTCCGGGTGGGCATGTCTTTCTCGCGACGACGCAGTTACTGATGCACGAGGTCTCAAAGCAACTGGACGCAGCAGGGCTGGAGCGGCGTGATGTTCTTGTCCGTGAGACGAAGACCCTCCGAGGCGGCGACCGCCCGAAAGGCGCGCACGACCATCCCGAGTATCAGAACGTGTCGTCGATGCCACGCGTTTACTGGGAGCCGTGGCTCCTCTACCGCAAACCGTTCGACGGGCGTTTAGACGACAATCTGTCGGAGTGGCAAACGGGCGGTCTCCGGCGTGAATCTGATGATCGGCCCTTTACAGATCTACTCGGAAACGGAAAGACTCCGAAAGAAGAGACAGAAATCGTCAAGGACGCCCATCCGGGCGACGAGGAAGAGCGGGTCGCCCATCCGAATCTGAAGCCCCAGAAGCTGATGCGGGAGCTCTGTCACGCCGCGCTTCCCCTTCGTGAAGGGACAATTCTCGATCCGTTCATGGGAAGTGGATCGACTGTCGCGGCAGCCCACGCACTCGGCTACGATGCGGTCGGAATCGAACTGGACGAAACTTTCTATCAGATGGCAGAGGAGGCTATCCCTGAACTCACAAAAGTGCCGACAGAGATCGAACAGCGAGACGACGTGACGGCACACCGTACCGAGTCGCAATCACTCTCCGATTTCAGTTAG
- a CDS encoding metal-dependent transcriptional regulator: MNTQAQYLKAIYLVQDQSDGPASTGDVADLLDVSPASANEMIGKLEDRGLLEHEKYKGVDLTDDGIKQARDALQNYCIIERFLVEVLEVEEFRTEAKQLEGVIDETVAERLDTIIDREPQCPDCFDAEDDVCGLLETEAEVISD; the protein is encoded by the coding sequence ATGAACACACAAGCCCAGTATCTGAAAGCGATCTACCTCGTCCAGGACCAGTCCGACGGCCCGGCGTCGACCGGCGACGTGGCCGACCTACTCGACGTGAGCCCCGCCAGTGCCAACGAAATGATCGGGAAGCTCGAAGACCGGGGCCTCCTGGAGCACGAGAAGTACAAGGGCGTCGATCTGACCGACGACGGCATCAAACAGGCCAGAGACGCGCTTCAGAACTACTGTATCATCGAGCGGTTCCTCGTCGAAGTGCTCGAAGTCGAGGAGTTCCGCACCGAAGCCAAACAGCTGGAAGGCGTCATCGACGAGACCGTCGCCGAACGCCTCGATACGATCATCGACCGGGAGCCGCAGTGTCCGGACTGTTTCGACGCGGAAGACGATGTCTGTGGCCTGCTGGAGACGGAAGCCGAAGTAATCAGCGACTGA
- a CDS encoding ferritin-like domain-containing protein — protein MSLQAPIASDHQLTRLLQIGVVLEEVVEARSQKHARASDEPLEPAVAELLDHAAAESADHRERLEALVDELDADTVPFDEIEMLVEAQYETDEDFDGILYDQLCNEETAYKFYDDLIEAIETSDAEFSIDRERLLTVLREIREEEADGVEEVTELMEDHG, from the coding sequence GTGAGTCTGCAGGCGCCGATCGCCTCGGACCACCAGCTCACCCGACTCCTCCAGATCGGCGTCGTCCTCGAAGAGGTCGTCGAGGCCCGCTCGCAGAAGCACGCGCGGGCCAGCGACGAGCCACTGGAGCCGGCAGTGGCCGAGTTGCTGGACCACGCCGCCGCCGAGTCGGCCGACCACCGCGAACGCCTCGAAGCACTCGTCGACGAGCTGGACGCCGATACCGTTCCGTTCGACGAGATCGAAATGCTCGTCGAAGCCCAGTACGAGACCGACGAGGACTTCGACGGGATCCTCTACGACCAGTTGTGCAACGAGGAGACCGCCTACAAGTTCTACGACGATCTCATCGAGGCGATCGAGACCTCCGACGCCGAGTTCAGTATCGACCGTGAGCGGTTGCTGACGGTACTCAGAGAGATCCGCGAAGAAGAAGCCGACGGCGTCGAGGAGGTCACCGAACTGATGGAGGACCACGGATGA
- a CDS encoding alpha-amylase family protein, translating into MTDPGWHEDAVIYTLDVKTFNDSDGDGWGDFQGLIERLDYIDELGVDCLWLRPFYPSPLRDNGYDVAGYRDVDDRLGSLADFREFTDRAHDRGIKVLTDLVFNHTSIEHDWFQQAREDPDSKYHDYYLWTSHVEDAYNTINIFPEYEDGVWSYDEAAGKHYFHQFYHHQPDLNVANPEVRDEMHDVLRFWLDQGADGFRIDAAHPMLQAKGHNATTEGVWMFEEMKDVVRAEKDHAILLAEADDQPDELDYYFADGNAFDLMFNFVLNAHMVYGLGVRDTWPLHHADELLPNISHVGQWANFLRNHDEWNLLKLPNEALEHAREYFGPEDDSSWIFGRGHRLRLADLLDGDHDRIAMAHSLLLSYPGTPVILSGDEIGMGSDLWLEERESVRTPMQWDDSENGGFSTADREDCYNPSMVGNEFSYEQINVADQREDPDSLLSQVQRIVETRQDNPAISDGDFHITDTGHKDVLVHRVDTDDHAYIFAHNFADDYRESVLQWEVPDADTTTEVGPGGYHVEDGGVTFLLDPYDYVWLHGDKSHWD; encoded by the coding sequence ATGACTGACCCAGGCTGGCACGAGGATGCCGTTATCTACACGCTCGACGTGAAGACGTTCAACGACAGCGACGGCGACGGCTGGGGGGACTTCCAGGGCCTCATCGAGAGACTAGACTACATCGACGAGTTGGGTGTCGACTGTCTGTGGTTACGTCCGTTCTACCCGAGTCCGCTCCGTGACAACGGCTACGACGTGGCCGGCTACCGCGATGTCGACGACCGACTCGGCTCGCTGGCGGACTTCCGGGAGTTCACCGACCGGGCCCACGACCGGGGTATCAAGGTCCTGACCGACCTCGTGTTCAACCACACCTCGATCGAGCACGACTGGTTCCAGCAGGCCCGCGAGGACCCCGACTCGAAGTACCACGACTACTATCTCTGGACCAGTCACGTCGAGGACGCCTACAACACGATCAACATCTTCCCCGAGTACGAGGACGGCGTCTGGAGCTACGACGAGGCCGCCGGCAAACACTACTTCCACCAGTTCTACCACCACCAGCCCGACCTCAACGTCGCGAACCCCGAGGTCCGCGACGAGATGCACGATGTCCTGCGGTTCTGGCTCGATCAGGGCGCGGACGGCTTCCGTATCGACGCCGCCCACCCGATGCTCCAGGCGAAAGGGCACAACGCCACGACCGAGGGCGTCTGGATGTTCGAGGAGATGAAAGATGTCGTCCGCGCCGAGAAAGACCACGCCATCCTGCTGGCGGAGGCCGACGACCAGCCCGACGAACTGGACTACTACTTCGCGGACGGCAACGCCTTCGACCTGATGTTCAACTTCGTCCTGAACGCCCACATGGTGTACGGGCTCGGCGTCAGGGACACCTGGCCGCTCCACCACGCCGACGAGCTCCTCCCGAATATTTCCCACGTGGGTCAGTGGGCGAACTTCCTGCGCAACCACGACGAGTGGAACCTGCTGAAACTGCCAAACGAGGCGCTGGAACACGCCCGGGAGTATTTCGGCCCCGAGGACGACTCCTCGTGGATCTTCGGTCGGGGCCACCGGCTCCGGCTTGCGGACCTGCTCGACGGCGACCACGACCGCATCGCGATGGCTCACAGTCTCCTGCTCTCGTATCCGGGGACGCCGGTGATCCTCTCGGGCGACGAGATCGGGATGGGCTCGGACCTCTGGCTGGAGGAACGCGAGTCCGTCCGGACGCCGATGCAGTGGGACGACAGCGAGAACGGCGGCTTCTCGACCGCCGACCGCGAGGACTGTTACAACCCCTCGATGGTCGGCAACGAGTTCAGCTACGAACAGATCAACGTCGCCGACCAGCGCGAGGACCCGGACTCGCTGCTCTCACAGGTCCAGCGCATCGTCGAGACGCGCCAGGACAACCCCGCCATCAGTGACGGCGACTTCCACATCACCGACACCGGTCACAAGGACGTGCTGGTCCACCGGGTCGACACCGACGACCACGCCTACATCTTCGCGCACAACTTCGCCGACGACTACCGCGAGTCCGTCCTCCAGTGGGAGGTCCCCGACGCCGACACCACGACGGAGGTCGGCCCGGGCGGCTACCACGTCGAGGACGGTGGCGTCACGTTCCTGCTTGACCCGTACGACTACGTCTGGCTCCACGGCGACAAGTCCCACTGGGACTGA
- a CDS encoding GNAT family N-acetyltransferase, with the protein MPFETPDLLDPSAAVPERLSTDEFLLRPLVPEDADIDYEAVTGSGDRLHGIFGPDDEWPTGLSEAQNRVDVCWHYKEHQRRDAFTYGVFDPGETVELGCLYVQPTRVEGYDAAVYYWVSDHAIERGLAEAIGTACRDWIRTEWPFERVAYPGRDVSWREWPPAGTAED; encoded by the coding sequence ATGCCGTTCGAGACGCCGGACCTGCTCGACCCATCCGCGGCCGTTCCGGAGCGACTGTCGACCGACGAGTTCCTGCTCCGGCCGCTGGTGCCCGAGGACGCCGACATCGACTACGAAGCCGTGACCGGGAGCGGTGACCGACTACACGGGATCTTCGGCCCCGACGACGAGTGGCCGACGGGCCTCTCGGAGGCGCAAAACCGGGTCGACGTGTGCTGGCACTACAAGGAACACCAGCGGCGGGACGCGTTCACCTACGGGGTGTTCGACCCCGGCGAGACGGTCGAACTGGGCTGTCTGTATGTCCAGCCGACGCGGGTCGAGGGGTACGACGCCGCGGTGTACTACTGGGTGTCCGACCACGCGATCGAGCGTGGCCTGGCCGAAGCGATCGGGACGGCCTGTCGAGACTGGATCAGGACCGAGTGGCCCTTCGAGCGGGTCGCCTACCCCGGCCGGGACGTATCCTGGAGAGAATGGCCGCCAGCAGGGACCGCGGAGGACTGA
- a CDS encoding putative quinol monooxygenase, whose product MTESNYALQARFEAKPDKTEEVAEFLESALPQAEAEEGTTTWFALRLDETTFGIFDTFPDEDGRQAHLDGEIAAELMDRADELFVEGPQIDEIEVLAAKHA is encoded by the coding sequence ATGACCGAATCCAACTACGCGCTCCAGGCACGGTTCGAAGCCAAGCCCGACAAGACCGAGGAAGTCGCCGAGTTCCTCGAATCCGCGCTCCCGCAGGCCGAAGCCGAGGAGGGGACGACGACGTGGTTCGCGCTCCGCCTCGACGAGACGACGTTCGGCATCTTCGATACGTTCCCCGACGAGGACGGCCGACAGGCCCACCTCGACGGCGAGATCGCGGCCGAACTGATGGACCGGGCCGACGAACTGTTCGTCGAGGGGCCACAGATCGACGAGATCGAAGTCCTCGCGGCGAAACACGCCTGA
- the sufD gene encoding Fe-S cluster assembly protein SufD: protein MSTQVHATLTAEQVEQISADLDEPEWLLETRLEAFEALDSLAMPDVIRTPGRRWTNLDALDYETLVDPLEYAQDKDRIDAEGVDVLSWTEALDEHGDLIEEHFGSVVDPQRDYLTALSTALFSAGTVVYVPEGVDAEDVKIRTTMNSRSLFNYTLVVAEDSSSVTILERQQTGDSDVDGERYYSGVVEAVTGENAYVQYGTLQNLSEESYNYQVKRGHANTYSTVNWIEGNIGSRLTKTSVETRLLGDSSESQIVGAFFGHNDQHFDIGSRVWHEAEHTVADLVTRGVLDDEARSVYEGVQDVGTEAWDTSSYQRENTLMLSDESEADASPKLIINNHDTEASHSATVGQVDEEDMFYMTSRGVNPEAAKNMLVEGFFVPVLDEVEVDELREDLDDLIVQRLTQ from the coding sequence ATGAGTACGCAGGTACACGCAACACTGACAGCAGAGCAGGTCGAGCAGATCTCGGCCGATCTGGACGAGCCGGAGTGGCTGCTAGAGACACGCTTAGAGGCGTTCGAGGCGCTCGACTCCCTGGCGATGCCGGATGTCATCCGGACGCCCGGCCGCAGGTGGACGAACCTCGACGCGCTCGACTACGAGACGCTGGTCGACCCCCTGGAGTACGCCCAGGACAAGGACCGCATCGACGCCGAGGGCGTCGACGTGCTCTCGTGGACCGAGGCGCTCGACGAACACGGCGACCTGATCGAGGAGCACTTCGGCAGCGTCGTCGACCCCCAGCGGGACTACCTCACGGCGCTGTCGACCGCGCTGTTCTCGGCCGGGACCGTCGTCTACGTCCCCGAGGGCGTCGACGCCGAGGACGTGAAGATCCGGACGACGATGAACAGCCGATCGCTGTTCAACTACACGCTGGTCGTCGCCGAGGACTCGTCGTCGGTGACGATCCTCGAACGCCAGCAGACCGGCGACAGCGATGTCGACGGCGAGCGGTACTACTCCGGCGTCGTCGAGGCCGTGACCGGGGAGAACGCCTACGTCCAGTACGGCACGCTCCAGAACCTCTCCGAAGAGAGCTACAACTACCAGGTCAAGCGCGGCCACGCGAACACCTACAGTACGGTCAACTGGATCGAGGGCAACATCGGCTCGCGGCTCACGAAGACCAGCGTCGAGACGCGACTGCTTGGCGATTCCAGCGAGTCCCAGATCGTCGGCGCCTTCTTCGGCCACAACGACCAGCACTTCGACATCGGTTCCCGGGTCTGGCACGAGGCCGAACACACCGTCGCCGACCTGGTGACCCGGGGCGTCCTCGACGACGAAGCCCGCTCGGTCTACGAGGGGGTCCAGGATGTCGGGACAGAAGCCTGGGACACCTCCTCCTACCAGCGTGAGAACACGCTGATGCTCTCGGACGAATCCGAGGCCGACGCGTCGCCGAAGCTCATCATCAACAACCACGACACCGAGGCCTCCCACTCCGCGACCGTCGGGCAGGTCGACGAGGAGGACATGTTCTACATGACCTCCCGCGGCGTCAATCCGGAGGCGGCGAAGAACATGCTCGTCGAGGGCTTCTTCGTCCCCGTCCTCGACGAGGTCGAGGTCGACGAACTCCGCGAGGATCTGGACGACCTGATCGTCCAGCGCCTCACGCAGTAA